One part of the Methylobacterium terrae genome encodes these proteins:
- a CDS encoding apoptosis inducing factor family protein produces the protein MADKDSEQKPDFARGIPADDLPEGAMLEGRLGDDKVLLLRRDGRVTAIGARCTHLGAPMAKGIVVGGELRCPWHHARFSLETGEAVGAPAFDPLPCYRAEERDGRITVTGRREAPAKPETKAPGRIVIVGGGAGGHACAEWLARAGHGGAVTLVSDDPDPPYDRTFCSKQYLSGKAKREATLLAPEGFYRGDGPRLLHDRAVSLDLGAEEVVTAGGERLAYDALVIATGAAPQRPDLPGFDRPEVRLLRSLADADALIAAAASARTIAVVGASFIGLEVAAAMVAREKTVTVVAPDAVPLARVLGEAVGRFVQGLHEEKGVTFRLGRKVEGFDGSALALDDGSRIEADLVVLGTGVVPRTDLAEGAGLTLAGKDEGGGIAVDGTLRASAPGIYAVGDVAAYPDPRSGRSLRVEHWVHAQRQGQHVARALLGETAPFAETPFFWSGHYGTSLRYVGHAGSAEDTRIEGDVAKGDFAVTYREDGRDAALATCKRDRESLEVEAAWDREARAEG, from the coding sequence ATGGCCGACAAGGATTCCGAACAGAAGCCGGATTTCGCGCGCGGGATCCCGGCGGACGACCTGCCCGAGGGCGCGATGCTCGAGGGCCGGCTCGGCGACGACAAGGTGCTGCTCCTGCGCCGCGACGGCCGGGTGACGGCGATCGGCGCGCGCTGCACGCATCTCGGCGCGCCGATGGCCAAGGGGATCGTCGTCGGGGGCGAGCTGCGCTGCCCCTGGCACCATGCCCGCTTCAGCCTCGAGACCGGCGAGGCGGTGGGCGCCCCGGCCTTCGACCCGCTGCCGTGCTACCGCGCCGAGGAGCGCGACGGCCGCATCACGGTGACCGGGCGGCGCGAGGCTCCCGCGAAGCCTGAGACCAAGGCCCCCGGCAGGATCGTCATCGTCGGTGGCGGCGCCGGCGGCCATGCCTGCGCCGAGTGGCTCGCCCGGGCCGGCCACGGCGGCGCCGTGACCCTGGTGAGCGACGATCCCGACCCGCCCTACGACCGCACCTTCTGCTCGAAGCAGTACCTTTCCGGCAAGGCGAAGCGGGAGGCGACGCTGCTCGCCCCCGAGGGCTTCTACCGGGGCGACGGCCCGCGCCTCCTGCACGACCGGGCGGTCTCCCTCGATCTCGGGGCCGAGGAGGTCGTGACGGCGGGCGGCGAGCGCCTGGCCTACGACGCCCTGGTGATCGCGACCGGGGCCGCGCCGCAGCGGCCCGACCTGCCGGGCTTCGACCGGCCGGAGGTCCGCCTCCTGCGCAGCCTCGCGGATGCCGACGCGCTGATCGCCGCGGCGGCATCCGCCCGCACGATCGCCGTGGTGGGGGCGAGCTTCATCGGCCTCGAGGTCGCCGCCGCGATGGTGGCCCGCGAGAAGACGGTGACGGTGGTGGCGCCCGACGCGGTGCCGCTCGCCAGGGTGCTCGGCGAGGCGGTCGGCCGCTTCGTCCAGGGCCTGCACGAGGAGAAGGGCGTGACCTTCCGGCTCGGGCGCAAGGTCGAGGGCTTCGACGGGAGCGCGCTCGCCCTCGACGACGGCAGCCGGATCGAGGCCGACCTCGTCGTGCTCGGCACCGGGGTCGTGCCCCGCACCGACCTCGCCGAGGGGGCCGGCCTGACGCTGGCGGGCAAGGACGAGGGCGGCGGCATCGCGGTCGACGGGACGCTTCGCGCCTCCGCCCCCGGAATCTACGCCGTCGGCGACGTCGCCGCCTATCCGGATCCGCGGAGCGGGCGGTCCCTGCGGGTCGAGCACTGGGTCCACGCCCAGCGCCAGGGCCAGCACGTCGCCCGCGCGCTCCTCGGCGAGACGGCGCCGTTCGCCGAGACGCCGTTCTTCTGGAGCGGGCATTACGGCACCAGCCTGCGCTACGTCGGCCATGCCGGCTCGGCGGAGGACACCCGCATCGAGGGGGACGTGGCCAAGGGCGACTTCGCCGTCACCTACCGCGAGGACGGCCGCGACGCCGCGCTCGCGACCTGCAAACGGGATCGGGAATCGCTCGAGGTGGAGGCGGCGTGGGACCGGGAGGCCCGGGCGGAGGGCTGA
- a CDS encoding cytochrome P450 → MTDAPDGTLFAQVRDPAHRADPYPLYARLRAHPVARQDDGTVVASGYAAIRALLYDPRVSSEDLPPAEHPATGNPVKDWIVNPLKDRITDRHRPFIFRDPPDHGILRRQVMAQFTVARVRGMKRRTEALVAECLERCAQSRTLDLVDDLAYPLPVTVICELLGVPREDEERFHAWATQLATALEPESRNDEELRARNVETFDAIAAYMRDLIREKRRRPADDMLSGLATARDPQAGRMSDPDLIATAILLLIAGHETTVNLITNGMLTLLRHPDELARLRADPERAPRVIEELLRYEPPVHFRTRRALAPIPVARTVIPEGAPLVLLFAAGNRDPARFPHPDRFDPDREDNQHFGFGGALHYCVGAPLARIEAEAALTALAARLRAPRLAEDPPPYRDGSSLRGPKRLRLTIDGIA, encoded by the coding sequence ATGACCGACGCCCCCGACGGCACCCTGTTCGCGCAGGTCCGCGACCCCGCCCACCGAGCCGACCCCTACCCGCTCTACGCCCGCCTGCGCGCGCATCCGGTCGCGCGCCAGGACGACGGCACCGTCGTGGCGAGCGGCTACGCGGCGATCCGCGCCCTGCTGTACGATCCCCGGGTCAGCTCGGAGGACCTGCCGCCGGCCGAGCACCCAGCCACCGGCAACCCGGTCAAGGACTGGATCGTCAACCCGCTGAAGGACCGGATCACCGACCGCCACCGCCCCTTCATCTTCCGCGATCCCCCCGACCACGGGATCCTGCGCCGCCAGGTGATGGCGCAGTTCACGGTGGCGCGGGTGCGGGGCATGAAGCGGCGCACCGAGGCGCTGGTGGCCGAGTGCCTGGAGCGATGCGCGCAGAGCCGCACCCTCGACCTCGTCGACGACCTCGCCTACCCGCTTCCCGTCACGGTGATCTGCGAACTCCTCGGCGTGCCGCGGGAGGACGAGGAGCGCTTCCACGCCTGGGCGACGCAGCTCGCCACCGCACTCGAGCCCGAGAGCCGCAACGACGAGGAACTGCGCGCCCGCAACGTCGAGACCTTCGACGCCATCGCGGCCTACATGCGCGACCTGATCCGCGAGAAGCGCCGGAGGCCTGCCGACGACATGCTCTCGGGCCTCGCCACCGCCAGGGACCCGCAAGCGGGGCGGATGAGCGACCCCGACCTCATCGCCACCGCGATCCTGCTGCTGATCGCCGGCCACGAGACCACCGTGAACCTCATCACCAACGGCATGCTGACGCTGCTGCGCCATCCCGACGAGCTCGCGCGCCTGCGCGCCGACCCGGAGCGGGCGCCGCGGGTGATCGAGGAGCTCCTGCGCTACGAGCCGCCGGTGCATTTCCGCACCCGGCGCGCCCTGGCGCCGATCCCGGTCGCCCGCACGGTGATCCCGGAAGGCGCGCCCCTGGTGCTGCTGTTCGCCGCCGGCAACCGCGACCCGGCGCGCTTCCCCCATCCCGACCGATTCGATCCGGACCGGGAGGACAACCAGCATTTCGGCTTCGGCGGCGCGCTGCATTACTGCGTCGGCGCGCCGCTCGCCCGCATCGAGGCCGAGGCGGCGCTGACGGCGCTTGCCGCCCGCCTGCGCGCGCCGCGCCTCGCCGAGGATCCGCCGCCCTACCGGGACGGCTCGTCCCTCAGGGGTCCGAAGCGCCTGCGGCTCACCATCGACGGCATCGCCTGA
- a CDS encoding NAD(P)/FAD-dependent oxidoreductase: MRDGTIVVAGASLAGLRGAEGVRARGFSGRLILVGDEPHLPYDRPPLSKHVLTGEIAPGATTLPGVGALRAEWRLGTPALGLDRAGRALLLGSGERLPFDRLLIATGARARPWREPEEAALPGVHTLRGRDDAAALAAGLAARPGRVLILGAGFIGCEAASGIRALGLPVTVADPAPAPLAGALGQVIGGFVAGRMEAAGVDLRMGTEVTRLEGEAGRVRRAHLAGGGTVEADLVVVALGAVRNTGWLAGSGLRADEGGLSCDGACRALDEAGRPDEAVFAAGDVARFPHPLYGGRPVALEHWGNAVAQAAHAARAMIDGPDRVESYAELPAFWSSQFGLTIKSLGLADGADAVAIVQGSPRTGRFLAVYGHEGRTVAAVSVNAGRWLPAYEAPIREAAPFPPIAGGADQPSPAPVPPGLPPR; the protein is encoded by the coding sequence GTGAGGGACGGGACGATCGTCGTCGCGGGCGCCTCGCTCGCGGGCTTGCGCGGCGCCGAAGGCGTGCGGGCCCGCGGCTTCTCCGGCCGGCTGATCCTCGTCGGCGACGAGCCCCACCTGCCCTACGACCGCCCGCCCCTGTCGAAGCACGTCCTCACCGGCGAGATCGCCCCCGGCGCCACCACCCTGCCCGGCGTGGGCGCGCTCCGGGCCGAGTGGCGCCTCGGCACGCCGGCCCTGGGCCTCGACCGCGCCGGCCGGGCGCTCCTCCTGGGGAGCGGCGAGCGCCTGCCCTTCGACCGCCTGCTGATCGCCACCGGGGCCCGGGCCCGGCCCTGGCGCGAGCCCGAGGAGGCGGCCCTGCCGGGCGTCCATACCCTGCGGGGCCGGGACGACGCGGCGGCGCTCGCCGCCGGTCTCGCGGCGCGGCCGGGACGCGTGCTGATCCTGGGCGCCGGCTTCATCGGCTGCGAGGCGGCCTCCGGCATTCGCGCCCTCGGGCTGCCGGTCACGGTGGCCGATCCGGCGCCGGCGCCGCTGGCCGGGGCGCTGGGCCAGGTGATCGGCGGATTCGTCGCCGGGCGGATGGAGGCGGCCGGGGTCGACCTGCGCATGGGCACCGAGGTGACGCGCCTCGAGGGCGAGGCCGGCCGGGTCCGGCGCGCCCACCTCGCGGGGGGCGGCACGGTCGAGGCCGACCTCGTCGTGGTGGCGCTCGGCGCGGTGCGCAACACCGGCTGGCTTGCCGGCTCCGGCCTGCGGGCCGACGAGGGCGGCCTGTCCTGCGACGGCGCCTGCCGCGCCCTCGACGAGGCGGGCCGGCCCGACGAGGCGGTCTTCGCCGCCGGCGACGTGGCGCGCTTCCCCCACCCGCTCTACGGCGGCCGCCCGGTCGCCCTGGAGCATTGGGGCAACGCCGTCGCGCAAGCCGCGCACGCCGCCCGGGCGATGATCGACGGGCCGGACCGGGTGGAGTCCTATGCCGAGCTGCCCGCCTTCTGGTCGAGCCAGTTCGGCCTCACCATCAAGTCCCTCGGCCTCGCGGACGGGGCCGACGCGGTGGCGATCGTCCAGGGCAGCCCGCGGACCGGCCGCTTCCTGGCGGTCTACGGCCACGAGGGCCGCACGGTCGCGGCGGTCTCGGTCAATGCCGGGCGCTGGCTGCCGGCCTACGAGGCGCCGATCCGGGAGGCCGCGCCGTTCCCGCCGATCGCCGGCGGCGCCGACCAGCCGAGCCCGGCACCGGTGCCGCCGGGCCTGCCCCCTCGTTAG
- a CDS encoding ferredoxin — MRVVVDLNRCQAYAQCCYAAPERFVLRGDEILVYDPAPPAAERAAIDRAVLACPVRAIRVEHDAAEGSA, encoded by the coding sequence ATGCGCGTCGTCGTCGACCTGAACCGGTGCCAGGCCTACGCCCAGTGCTGCTACGCCGCGCCGGAGCGCTTCGTGCTGCGGGGCGACGAGATCCTGGTCTACGACCCGGCGCCGCCCGCGGCGGAGCGCGCGGCGATCGACCGGGCGGTGCTGGCCTGCCCGGTCCGCGCCATCCGGGTCGAGCACGACGCCGCGGAGGGGTCGGCGTGA
- a CDS encoding MucR family transcriptional regulator — protein sequence MDETANTHDKIVTLTADIISAYVSSNHLQSAELPKLIADVYGALNEMAQGSRAAPEPPHPKATPSEIRRSITNDFLISFEDGKSYKTLRRHLTLRGLTPEAYRQKWGLPHDYPMTSASYSEQRSELARSLGLGQQRRRSAARPEEGAEDAGESVAQPAEAPEVEPTPEAPGNGKPRRGRRG from the coding sequence ATGGATGAGACCGCCAACACTCACGACAAGATCGTCACGCTGACGGCAGACATCATTTCTGCCTATGTCAGCAGCAATCACCTGCAGAGCGCCGAGCTGCCGAAGTTGATCGCCGACGTCTATGGCGCGTTGAACGAGATGGCGCAGGGCAGCAGAGCTGCTCCGGAGCCGCCCCACCCGAAGGCGACCCCGAGCGAGATCCGCCGCTCGATCACTAACGACTTCCTGATCAGCTTCGAGGACGGCAAGTCGTACAAGACCCTGCGCCGTCACCTCACCTTGCGCGGCCTGACGCCCGAAGCCTACCGCCAGAAATGGGGCCTGCCCCACGACTACCCGATGACCTCGGCGAGCTATTCCGAGCAGCGCTCCGAGCTGGCGCGCTCCCTCGGCCTCGGCCAGCAGCGCCGCCGCAGCGCCGCGCGGCCCGAGGAGGGCGCGGAGGATGCCGGCGAGAGCGTCGCCCAGCCTGCCGAGGCCCCCGAGGTCGAGCCGACGCCCGAGGCCCCGGGCAACGGCAAGCCCCGGCGCGGCCGGCGCGGCTGA
- a CDS encoding dihydroxyacetone kinase subunit DhaK — MAHFINDRAALVAEAVDGLVAGSGGRLARLDGDPAIRVVLRADWRADRVAVVSGGGSGHEPAHAGFVGRGLLTAAVCGDVFASPSVDAVLAAILAVTGPAGCLLIIKNYAGDRLNFGLAAERARARGLAVETVTVADDVAIPGAAQPRGIAGTLLVHKVAGFAAESGRSLSAVAGAARAAAAVVRSLGIAVSGCTMPGGTTEARLAPGQAELGPGIHGEPGIERIALPQAADLARLMTARLAAALPGDGPLALLVNNLGGTTALEMQVLTRAVLATPLGARARLLLGPAAAMTALDMHGASLSLMPLDAATEHALAAPTEAPAWPPAIPVAAPTTRALPDRLDRGSGPAPSHDPAVARAITAIGTALVEAEAALNALDARVGDGDTGTTFASAARAVLADLDRLPQADPAALCHALSDRLARVAGGSSGVLMSIFFEATGAGLAAGAGWPAALERGVAQVQAHGGARPGDRTLLDALVPALAALSSGGLAAAARAAEAGAAATARMTRAGTGRASYLAAADLAGVEDPGAVAVARAFAALAAG, encoded by the coding sequence ATGGCCCACTTCATCAACGACCGCGCCGCCCTGGTGGCGGAGGCGGTGGACGGCCTCGTGGCGGGCAGCGGCGGGCGGCTCGCCCGCCTCGACGGCGATCCCGCGATCCGGGTCGTGCTGCGGGCCGACTGGCGGGCCGACCGGGTCGCGGTGGTCTCGGGCGGCGGCTCGGGCCACGAGCCGGCCCATGCCGGCTTCGTCGGACGAGGGCTCCTCACCGCGGCGGTCTGCGGCGACGTCTTCGCCTCGCCCTCCGTCGACGCGGTGCTGGCCGCGATCCTGGCGGTGACCGGACCGGCGGGCTGCCTCCTCATCATCAAGAACTATGCCGGAGACCGGCTGAATTTCGGGCTCGCCGCCGAGCGCGCCCGGGCCCGCGGGCTCGCGGTCGAGACCGTCACGGTCGCCGACGACGTCGCGATCCCGGGCGCGGCCCAGCCCCGGGGCATCGCCGGCACGCTCCTGGTCCACAAGGTGGCGGGCTTTGCCGCCGAGAGCGGGCGCTCCCTCTCCGCGGTGGCCGGGGCGGCGCGGGCGGCCGCCGCCGTGGTCAGGTCCCTCGGCATCGCGGTCTCGGGCTGCACGATGCCGGGCGGGACGACGGAGGCGCGGCTCGCCCCGGGCCAGGCCGAGCTCGGCCCCGGCATCCACGGCGAGCCCGGCATCGAGCGCATCGCCCTGCCGCAGGCCGCCGACCTCGCCCGGCTGATGACGGCGCGCCTCGCCGCGGCGCTCCCGGGCGACGGGCCGCTCGCCCTCCTCGTCAACAACCTCGGCGGCACCACGGCGCTGGAGATGCAGGTGCTGACCCGCGCGGTGCTGGCGACGCCGCTCGGCGCCCGGGCGCGCCTGCTCCTCGGTCCGGCCGCCGCGATGACGGCCCTCGACATGCACGGCGCCTCGCTCTCGCTGATGCCCCTCGACGCCGCGACGGAGCACGCGCTCGCCGCCCCGACCGAGGCGCCGGCCTGGCCGCCCGCGATTCCCGTCGCGGCGCCGACGACGCGCGCCCTGCCCGACCGCCTCGACCGGGGCTCGGGCCCGGCGCCCTCGCACGATCCCGCGGTGGCGCGGGCGATCACCGCCATCGGCACCGCCCTGGTCGAGGCGGAGGCGGCGCTCAACGCCCTCGACGCCCGGGTCGGGGACGGCGATACCGGCACGACCTTCGCCTCGGCGGCCCGCGCCGTGCTCGCCGATCTCGACCGGTTGCCGCAGGCCGATCCCGCCGCCCTGTGCCACGCGCTCTCCGACCGCCTCGCCCGGGTGGCCGGCGGATCGAGCGGGGTGCTGATGTCGATCTTCTTCGAGGCGACGGGCGCGGGCCTCGCCGCGGGGGCGGGCTGGCCGGCGGCCCTGGAGCGGGGCGTGGCGCAGGTCCAGGCCCATGGCGGGGCGCGGCCCGGCGACCGCACCCTCCTCGACGCCCTGGTGCCGGCCCTCGCGGCCCTGTCGTCCGGAGGGCTCGCCGCGGCCGCGCGGGCGGCCGAGGCGGGGGCCGCCGCCACCGCCCGGATGACCCGGGCGGGGACCGGCCGGGCGAGCTATCTCGCCGCCGCCGACCTCGCCGGGGTGGAGGATCCGGGCGCCGTCGCGGTGGCCCGGGCCTTCGCGGCGCTCGCAGCCGGCTGA